Proteins encoded together in one Candidatus Zixiibacteriota bacterium window:
- a CDS encoding nitroreductase family protein, whose product RKREIRLQDLAVANAFMTLQAVELGLGTCWIGAYNAWKIRRLLKIPESAEVHSVLAIGYPHYTPAATERKPAAEIFCSEDFNTPL is encoded by the coding sequence CGCAAACGCGAAATCCGCCTGCAAGATTTGGCCGTTGCCAATGCGTTCATGACCCTGCAGGCCGTCGAACTCGGACTCGGCACCTGCTGGATCGGCGCCTACAACGCCTGGAAAATCCGCCGCCTGCTCAAAATACCGGAGTCCGCCGAAGTGCATTCAGTGCTCGCGATCGGCTACCCGCATTACACTCCGGCCGCCACCGAGCGCAAGCCCGCCGCCGAAATCTTCTGCTCCGAGGACTTCAACACCCCGCTCTGA